TGTTTAGAtcttttaaagtattttttcatgttttcttATGTGTTAATTAGGGTTTCCTTAAAATATGCATGAAGGATGGCACAATCTGCCGCCTCCCCCTATTTTCCGGATGTGGAGCCTTAGTACCTCTCTTTTCGCCTTTTACTCCTTTCGCATCTCATGGTATAGTGCAAGCTTTTCATCCCTTCTGTCTAGGATTAGAttagtttaaaaaatgttCCTTTGTTTCTTTCGATGTCTGCAACTATATGTGAATACATGTCTACTCTTTGTCACCGCCGCACACTGTTTCGCATGTCCACTCACATATgttgaaaatgtaatttttgcAGTAATGAACCTCAATGAAGAGACCTTCTTGAAGAGTCATATTCCTAGATGAAGAGTCATGTACATTGTTGTAGAATCATGTACCTTAGTATAGAGTCATATACCTAGATGAAAAGTCATGTCCCTTTAGTATCGAGTCATGTCCCTTAGTAAATAGTCATGTAtgtatctataaataccattGTAATCTCCACcatttcattcaaaaaaaaaaaaaaaggattcattcaataaaatatcatattcattatttagtgaaatatatctatatctatattctCTTCAAATATCAAAGTGCCGCAGCACATTATTGATTCCCATCAACAACATGTACCTGCCCAACTTTAACTTGCTTTCCTAGATTAGTTTACCGCTTTCTTTAAATGCTGAAGTGTTATTGCTTTCTTAGCAACTTCTTGTTTACGTGCCTAGTTAATTTAGTTGCCCAAGTTCTTTACCTTTCCATTAAGTTTCTGCCTAGATTAGTTAGTCAGAAACCaaatccaaaagatgaagCGTGTCTGCACAGCCAACCAACCACCTCGCGCTATCAATCCTTATAGGCTAGAGTCACCGTTCACTATGGGTTCGATATCCCAACATgccttatactccctccgtttagtaatagagtcattttgtcattttgatacgttccatagtagtggagtcatttctctttttagtaaaaagtcaacacatttcttcctatttacttttccctctctcttacgtTCTTCTCTTTacgtttttctctctcatactttattatttttttatttaatacgtTACGcacctttttttaatctctgtGCCGGAAAGAAATGTGTCCACTACTATGTAacagaaggagtattaatCAATAGCATGTTGGaaggaatttttaaaaaggaacTTGTAAATTTCTTTAAACATGTACGTGGGGAGTGGGAACACAACGTCCATTCTACCCCAAGTTAGGACACTCCAGTGCAACTACGATAGCACCAGATCATTAGTCTAGCATTAATTACTCTATGTAggaaaaatagtttaattaatagGGACTATTTGCTATGTGTTCAACAAGCTTTAGTTCTATAACTCTGTAAGTATATCTAGTACTTTTGTTAAACCTTAGTCTTcatttattcactttatatcCAACTAAATAACTGATCACTCCTTCTATGAGATCAACccttaaatactactacaaacGAAAATAGAATCTTTCAATAGTTGTAATTTAATGGACAAATCGGCCTAAATCATTAGCTTGGCCGATTcgtttactttttaaaatattgcacaGCATCCAATGTTATTGTTAGAGAGCCCTTGTCTCCATATCTAAAAGCACGATAAGATTATGCCAACTGGAATAAAGCAGTTTTGGATAGTTGTAAAAAGtgtcattttttattctttatttatttctttgattGAACGTGGCCTACTATGGTTATAGGGGGTGTAAATTCGGGTACCCGTGGGTATCTAAACCCGAAAATTCGGGTATCCGAAcccaaaatctcaaaaatgtCATACCCAATACTCAATCCGTATGTgaattcgggtaccctaatacccgatgcgggtacccgaacccaaccaatcgggtacccataaacccggaattattatatttaaaatttattcttttatataaattaaattgtgatgagaatagaaattattaaaaataacacaatactTATACTAATACCCGAtgcgggtacccgaacccaacCAATCGTTTACTCATAAACCcggaattattatatttaaaatttattcttttacataaattaaattgtgatgagaatataaattattaaaaataacacaatacttatactccattcgtctcataatagatgtcacactttctttttagtttgtcccaaaaaaatgtcatatttacttttttggaaaaagctatctctcacattaatataaatatactattttctctttctacataacacacaaaacaacatctcctaaaatattGTGTCATTCTCCAAGTGTACCgtctactatgggacggatggagtactatttattgactataattctatattatagtataaaatagaCATTAGACAAATAGAAACTTGAAAAAATGAGGCAcatgaaaaatttataaatctacATGTGATTAAATAAAGTTATCCTAGATTTACCCTACGAGCTATAGGCcatatactaaataaaaatatttatcacaaatacataattaatcgggTTTAATCGGATATTAgtcgggtaccctaatacgggtttcgggtaccctaaaCCTGAAAAATCCTAACATTAACTATCCAAACCCGTACCCGAACCCATAATTTCAgatttcgggtacccaaaacCCGTCGGGTATTGGGACTGGGTCGGGAATACCCAAAACCCGCGGATTAAATTTTCAGGGCTATATGGTtatactaaataattatagtagtggcaaatactactacataatttatgtaaatatgAATTGAATCTCGATGTATGCGTgtttagaaataatatataaagcTATACTACTAATTcgtttattcaattaattaattaaaataagatttatttaattaaattatcaaataatacTAGAATGTAAAAGGGTAGAAATATGGTAGACAGAACGTGATGGTGAAATTAAAAAGGTCATGGTCAAGTAGAGATATTCGAAAAGTGAAGGTAAAGAGGAATGAATGCCAACTTTGAATGACCTATAATTCCAAATACGAGGAATAAAAatagtggtggtggtggacgAAGATGGATAACTATAAATAGTTGGGTTACTAACTATTGcatgtattaaaattgatttgaaaaaaataaaaatgccaAGAGATAGAGACCCTTTGGTTGTAGGTAGAGTGATAGGCGATGTGTTGGATCCTTTCACAAGATCCATTGGTTTGAGAGTGTTTTATGGGAATAGAGAAGTCTCCAATGGGTGTGAATTTAGGCCATCTCAAATCGTGAATCAGCCTAGGGTTGTAGTTGGAGGGGATGATCTTCGCACTTTTTTCACTCtggtatatatagagtttgcatttaaTTACATCTCGCCCAATTTCACACATACTATACACTCTCATCCTCTTCTTAGCATAATGaatagtgttttttttatttgtttttaggtGATGGTGGACCCTGATGCTCCAAGCCCTAGTGATCCCAATCTGAGGGAGTACTTGCACTGGTAatactaactaactaactaactctTTTAATCAATTGTTTCTCAGTAATTGCATcttctatttcatttcatttctcgTAGGAATGAAATCATAGCTAATACTTCTAACTTTTTCCTTTAATTAATATAGGTTGGTGACTGATATTCCAGGAACTACTGGAGCAACATTTGGTGAATTATCTAATTcagttttgaaataaatatgtcaaaatattcatttaatgTTTCATTATCAACTTTGCAacccattttattttgcatgcCATCCGGGGCatactaataattttcaaCATTAATGCATGTTTggtagaaaagataaataaataaagcgaTAAGCAGGGACGGATCTAATGTATGTTTAGATGGGGTAAATGCCCCACCTCAATCTCcaatatatacacacacatatacattaaaataatctaatacTCACATATTCGCATAATTTGCCCCCcttcttttaataaaataaagatttacTTGCCCCTCACCTACGGAAAACACCGCTTGCACTAGAAAATAGGGAAGACCTAAGGcccaaatgaaaatataagcactataaatataagccctagaaatttttttaaaaaaataactacaaaataTTTGTGTTCCTTTTGAATACAGCCGCAATGTCAGAGGCCCTCTCCCAACACccaaattttttctcttattattatatttttatatttatatattaatatttttgcccCTCCTACTACAATTTTCTGGCTCTGTCCCTGGCgataagaatatgcatttcgaagttatttttggttatatatagataaatatgCATGTCATCATGCATTAGTTGACTGATGAAATATAAGTTTAGGATTTGAACCAACCGGTAAATAGCGGtattaagtaaaaaaagagaCATAGATAGCATGTGGACTGAAAGTTTGTGTGTTCAAGTCTAAATAGTGCTAAATAATCGAGTGAGTTATGTGTTATGTATACAAAGCTGAATAGTGCTAAAACGTTTTTTCATAGTTTTGACTGATATGATGCAGGACAAGAGATAGTGCGCTATGAGAGTCCCCAACCATCGATAGGTATCCATCGCTATGTGTTCGTATTGTTCCGCCAATTGGGTCGCCAGACAGTATATGCGCCTGGGTGGCGCCAAAACTTCAACACTAGAGACTTTGCAGAGCTCTACAACCTTGGTTCACCAGTAGCTGTCGTTTATTATAACTGTCAAAGAGAAAGTGGTACCGGAGGAAGAAGACCAACTAGATTCtaactcaaaaaataaacaagtatatatacatgtactctattttgctttttttctcAAGTAAACCTTAAGTGTGGTCGCTCACGGCTATATCTTATAGATATATTTTCCAATATAGTTTGAAAGATAGTGAAATATGTATTGTATTGGTGGAATAAATCTCTTTGTATAAGATGATTGGccctttttattaaatatcatATGAGATACTTATATATATCATAGCTGCCAAAATGCATCAGCCTTCAAACATTGTTATATCGTGGAATCTATATAATATCTCGaccttaacatttttttagcaATTTTCCCATAAGAACAAAATTGGGAGAAATTATGTGAACAAAACTTACAAACACTCTATTTGATGCGAAGTTGCTTGAAATAACCATAAGAATTTACTTGAATAAAcaactcaattatttataattaaaattgaaattcatgaCTTTTATTCTTCGAAAGAGattatttcaaccattttATGACTAGACTTGGTCGTCATTGATATTGGTGTTGGTGTTGGTGGAGATGCACAACGATGTAGCTAGGAGGGGCAAAGACAATTGTAAAGAGAGGGAGAAAAATATGGGGGTGGCGGATTGGAGGAGAGTTgtaagaaaagaataaagaaaacGACTacagaagaaaaatatttattttaacaacGACCAATATCAACAACGATTTCTCGAATTTATGAACAATGTCAAAGTTGTCATATCAAGTGAGTTCAAAACCCCAAGAAAATTTGACTTGAAGTAATGACACTAGAACATATCCGCGcatcatcaatattttttgatCGTGAAACAATTGTGAAAAAATATCGAAGTCATAATATTAATAGCCGAATAGTAAACTTGGAGAACTAACCACACTTTGAATAACTGTCGTAGATGACAATGTGCCTACAAATGATCCAAACtcaaaattcgaaaatttccatctatgaaattattttgtaaaaaaagtTTCCATTTCCGTTGTCCTTCTCTCCCCAGACTACATGAGGCGCCACATACTTGAGaaatgatatgaaattttaggaGACGTTGTTTAGTGTGTTaggagaagaaagaaaatagtatattcatattaatgtgagagagcttatttcaaaaaaccaaatgtgatatcttttgtaggacaaactaaaaaggaaaatgtgctGACATCTATTTtaggatagagggagtactagtagTAACTTGTTTTTTGTggttattatatttataatgctaAACTATTAAACACTTGATTCCTCCGTATTTTACTGGTACAAAACTACCGGAGGCATTTCACCTTACACTTTGAACAAAacgaaaaaataatgtaaaattcaGTTATCATTTTGTTGACGAAACCAACAGTATTTTGACAAATACAGTGTCTAATTTATTGGGTGGATGTGTGAGAAAATACAAGAAATTGTCCACATGTTCAGCAGCagcacaaataaataaatgatacaCAAAGCTGAAACGTCTATTGTTCATAACACAAAAACAGACTATTAACATTATTTAGGCCTGCAAAAAGCTTGCATATTTGGCACCTAGAAATAGCCTTTGGATGCAGAGTAGGGCATTCTTGGTAACCTCTGTGCTCTCGTGGTTCATCAGCTTCATCACACGATCCTTTGCTTTCAGGTCTGTCACAATGATACGCCCAGCAGGATGGTACTGAATGAACTGAGACAGATCGTAACAAGCAACAGCGAGTGTTCTATGATCAGATGATGTGTCCAAGATTGTCAAAAGGATCCTAAGTACCTGCAGAAAAATGTTTATCATACTTTTCATGAGATGGACAGTTCCATCTATTGGAAAACCTTTACAGTTTTCATTGTGACAAAGAACtatatttcacacacacatccAACCCAGACACTAAGCGATAACAtgtcattttctcttttcagtTAAGAGTGCTCCAGTGGCAGCAATAAAAATGGACTAACCTTGAAATCATGTTCTTCAAAGTGTGTAATATTCTCCTTCCAGAAAATAGGATCTTTATGCATAGGAGCCCAATCAAGACGTCCGAGGATAACTTCCTGGTAATATTTATCATAAGAACTTAGCTTCTTGATGTTAGCTCTCAGTCCTTCTTCCAGCTGATTCATAGCCTCTAGTAGATCctacaaatatataataacCCATAATGAGATTGGGGGAACTCATTCAACCAGAAAGGAGAATCAGACTAAATGCACTAGGGACTGAAAGAAGCCCAACAAGACCTTACCACAAAGCACATAATCAGATTAAATATGCTTACTGCTGTGCAGTAGATAAGTCTCAAATTAGGCGCGCATCATTAAAATGAAAGGAACAATTCAAATATGatcttattataaaatgatctGTTATAGCGCATAAGTCATATCCTTGGAGTTATCGACTCGGAACAAAATTACATTGTgcaaataaatatgtatcacTATTTAGATCTTGATCTTCCTGAGTATAAGGGATCCTGTAAATATATCCTCTAACCTCGTCACTCCATGCCTGCGCTTTTAGATTCTGGAGCAGATGTGGAACTTCCAGGTCCACCATCTCAGCAGCAAATGTTGCTTTGTTTATCAAATTCTTAAGGGTCAGGATGACTACCCTCACAACCTACATAAGTTGAGACAGACATATTCTCAGAAGGACATCAAGGCTTTAGAAGCTTCTATAGATGGGGCACAACAATATGTAAACTTAAGATGACAAAACTAATGTCAAGATTAAAGGTGTAAGCAAGCATTGATACAACCACAGTAGAAATGGGATGACATCATAAATTCAAACGAGTTCATGTCACacacaagaaaaaaagaacttACTTTTTCCTTGGTGGTCCCTTTAACAACATCAATTAACCGTGCCAAGGACCGAGAAGTCGCCAAATACTCAATTGCAGGCTCATGGAACGATAGGAGCCAAATACAAAGGCAGGTTTCATACAAGAGCTGTTTCAAAAGTCAAAGTTATCAAGATATTGATGAACGATTaaatattacaattacaagAGGAAAGTCAATTTCAAATGCATACAGCAATACGTTGAGATATAGAACCaattaaatttggatttaCAGAGTAGATGGTTTTGCActgttattttgaatttagatTACCTGGATAGATTGTTGACTGGAAGCTGGAATAACTAGAGGAATGAGAAACTTCACTCCATCTGCTTGAACAAATGAAGATCGCACTAGAGGTTCTTTAAGCAAAGTGGCAAGGCATTTAATAGCTGTGGGGATGCCACGGCTAGGATGAGATGGTTTCTTAAGCTGCACAAATAGAAAAGTATTAAGTATAATTGCTGCTAAATAGATACTGACAATGACTCCATGTTTCCTTTAGCGCAAGAAAGAAAATGGCAGTATATTCCTGACAACTAAACTCTATAATATATAGGGtagggttaatatcaaaactCATTCTTATATCAAAACGCATATCAATTATGTAATGCCCCAAGTGCAGTGTATATCAAATTATGTAATGTCCTATCAATTTGGACATAcaaatatctcaaaactttGAATTCATATAACTATCTCgacttaaattattttttccgcacaatatatatcaaattaaaggtaataTTATAAGGATTCTCACGATATCCTAATTGCATATATTAGGAcgataaaatatgataatattttcatgaatattcatatattttgataattagttGAATATTAACATATCAATCATaatatctcaatataatgcatgtacaatgtcaatattttttgtgtcATACCCATGtcactatgttgatatttttaagagtatataatattgacATCACGATCATATGCCCTAAATTTGGTAGTtgtaattatcattttttagtactcactccgtcccaaggtagttgttatatttctttttaggttgtcccaaggtagttgagtcatttccttttttggcataaactttatcatctctcatactttactctcctcatctctcttactttactctcttaaaaatcaatttcttaaatcatgtgcccaaaagaaatgtcccaactaccttgggacggaggaagtattaaatattaaaaaatgaaatcacacATGGCAATATTAGAGACCATTAGATAcattatgatttaaataaataaaaagttttactGATGGAGtgttttatcatttatcaTCATGCAACTGAAGAGAGGACTGTTATTATATTCGTCTCTGTAAAGCCTTGACAAGAAATCTCAtagcacaaaaaaaatttcaaattcttatTCATGCCGTCTTGGAGCAACTTTTGTCCCATAAGCAGACTAAGCTTGCAAGAACTTAGTTTATCTAGTTATCCTAGACGAAACCAAATGACAAAAGGCATGGAACTACAAACCTGTGCACACAACCAATCTACCAGTCCCTTCAAAACATCATCTATAGTAGTGATATCTTTCTTTGACATGGACGTTCCCTGAGAATTTGACCTCCCACTGGAATATAAAAAAGGTAGGAAGAGAAGATTATACAAGAGAAAAACAACCCAGCCATATGCCAAGGGATGGAGTGTTTCGCACCTGACTATCAAAGATAGTACCTTACAGCTTTTCTCCTGAGCAAACCAGCTGCCTTTCCAGAGTAATCttgcaaaatcaaaaaaatctatatttaGATGGGGGATCGTTGTTCTACAGAGATGGAAGAACTACATCATGCAACATAccattgttgaattttaaaattaaccGTACTCAGTGAACTGTTTCTGCCATaccatataataatatacagCGATACATAAATTTCAGTATCAGATGATACTCtgatatatacaaatattcccttattttatcatttgtaAGTTTATCATGAGTCGCCAAGACTGTCGGTTGCATAGTGATAAACTTCCTCTGAAAATCCTTCATGAATAGCAATGTCTAATGCAAAAAGTTTAGCAACTATGGGCCATTACCTTAGGAAAGGCTCATAAGTGTCCTCCTCAGCCAGTGATTTATCATGAAATAACCTTGCTCTTTTCGGGTTTGCTGCCATGCACAATAACAACACAACAAGAAGAATCAGCTACTTATAATGACATGTGTTAGGCAGGGAGGGTTAAACATTAGCCTATGCATTTTGTCACTCACCTGAAAGCATTTCATCAAACAGAGCTAACACATACTCTACAGTTTCTTCCTTGAATATGTCACGCAAAATGCTAACAAAAACACTGACGTAAGCCGCACCATCCTGAAACAAGTGACATTTTAATCAAATCCTTCAACAGAATCCAACATTAAACATTTTGCAGCAGTAGTAAGACATCTATCTGAATCTGAATGCAATAAAACATCAAACTGCTACAAATTACTGAAACTAAACATCAACGGACTTATAAATTTTCGAAACACAGCAAACAAGCTAGTGGTTCTAAGGTATCAGCAGAATAAATCGATACAAAATAGAATCGAATAAACAAGGAAATCACAGAATCTAGTGAAGCTgcataagttttaaaattaagcATACGATGAGAAGTAACAATAATCATAATGAGGCAGCAATACATCATCAAGCAATTGAGCCTTGTAATTCTCAGGTTTCTTATCGTAACGCCGTAGAAGCTGAAGTCCAGTGCTTGATATAAGCTTAGTAGTCATGTAAGTCTCCCATGGAATATCCCTGCTCAAAACCTTCGTAATAAAACAAACAGAAATCTCATCTCAGTATATATTAGCTGACCaaccaaatttcaaaatcctaCCAACAAAACCATCCAAATCAACAAACCAATCATTCGGACAACGCAAAAAATCACTCGAAACTCTCGCTTCAAATCAATTTTGTGTGCCAGCAAAAATGTGGCGTACCTGTTCGGTTGTGAGGTCGCTTT
The nucleotide sequence above comes from Salvia hispanica cultivar TCC Black 2014 chromosome 5, UniMelb_Shisp_WGS_1.0, whole genome shotgun sequence. Encoded proteins:
- the LOC125190800 gene encoding protein HEADING DATE 3A-like; translation: MPRDRDPLVVGRVIGDVLDPFTRSIGLRVFYGNREVSNGCEFRPSQIVNQPRVVVGGDDLRTFFTLVMVDPDAPSPSDPNLREYLHWLVTDIPGTTGATFGQEIVRYESPQPSIGIHRYVFVLFRQLGRQTVYAPGWRQNFNTRDFAELYNLGSPVAVVYYNCQRESGTGGRRPTRF
- the LOC125186798 gene encoding V-type proton ATPase subunit H-like encodes the protein MPADQSDLTTEQVLSRDIPWETYMTTKLISSTGLQLLRRYDKKPENYKAQLLDDDGAAYVSVFVSILRDIFKEETVEYVLALFDEMLSANPKRARLFHDKSLAEEDTYEPFLRLLWKGSWFAQEKSCKVLSLIVSGRSNSQGTSMSKKDITTIDDVLKGLVDWLCAQLKKPSHPSRGIPTAIKCLATLLKEPLVRSSFVQADGVKFLIPLVIPASSQQSIQLLYETCLCIWLLSFHEPAIEYLATSRSLARLIDVVKGTTKEKVVRVVILTLKNLINKATFAAEMVDLEVPHLLQNLKAQAWSDEDLLEAMNQLEEGLRANIKKLSSYDKYYQEVILGRLDWAPMHKDPIFWKENITHFEEHDFKVLRILLTILDTSSDHRTLAVACYDLSQFIQYHPAGRIIVTDLKAKDRVMKLMNHESTEVTKNALLCIQRLFLGAKYASFLQA